From the Spiroplasma chrysopicola DF-1 genome, one window contains:
- a CDS encoding bZIP transcription factor, with translation MKKFNWEKFLQVFLVIFPITIGTILPILNLLNVFIFNKKVNTNMTTHEIIDIVSAIIVPTLVVIISVIFIWIILKIKNNNINNNNAKNLEKIIGTGEGENLRKIVNDNTLKLIHGHNKITEILLILKDRSDYYEKNKITENIVNNYDDIDNTIIRIKLKLKIDELEKENKTLKLENQKLSKQLENNDKQTF, from the coding sequence ATGAAAAAGTTTAACTGAGAAAAGTTTTTACAAGTATTTTTAGTTATTTTCCCAATAACTATTGGTACAATTTTACCAATCCTAAATTTGTTAAATGTATTTATATTTAATAAAAAAGTAAATACTAATATGACAACACATGAAATTATAGATATAGTATCAGCAATTATTGTTCCAACACTAGTAGTGATAATATCAGTAATATTTATCTGGATAATTTTAAAAATAAAAAATAACAATATTAACAATAACAATGCAAAAAATTTAGAAAAAATTATCGGTACTGGTGAAGGTGAAAACCTAAGAAAAATTGTTAATGATAATACTTTAAAATTAATACATGGTCATAATAAAATTACAGAAATACTACTTATTTTAAAAGATAGAAGTGACTATTATGAAAAAAATAAAATTACTGAAAATATAGTAAATAATTATGATGATATTGATAATACTATTATTCGAATAAAACTAAAACTTAAAATAGATGAATTAGAAAAAGAAAACAAAACATTAAAATTAGAAAATCAAAAATTATCAAAACAATTAGAAAATAATGATAAACAAACTTTTTAA
- a CDS encoding HU family DNA-binding protein, producing MKKVMINDLAKQLASKTNLTQKRAKELINLTFELISDELINDNEVLISNFGKFKTTNVNREETVLKQAPYKIRASKTVSFSSAKKFNQYFRRINHEQKDSRS from the coding sequence ATGAAAAAAGTGATGATTAATGACTTGGCCAAACAGTTAGCATCAAAAACTAATCTAACTCAAAAGCGAGCAAAAGAGTTAATAAATTTAACTTTTGAATTAATTAGTGATGAATTAATTAATGATAATGAGGTTTTAATATCTAACTTTGGTAAATTTAAAACAACAAATGTAAATCGTGAAGAAACTGTTTTAAAACAAGCCCCATATAAAATAAGGGCCAGTAAAACAGTTAGTTTTTCATCAGCAAAGAAATTTAATCAGTATTTTAGGAGAATAAATCATGAGCAAAAAGATAGTAGAAGTTAG
- a CDS encoding Mbov_0397 family ICE element conjugal transfer ATPase has product MNNSIIAPQLKKQKLKLKDNFTLVDLVFTLIYATTAFLIGYNLIFLSMSIRIIIGISVFMFLMLTLINSERYNAKIYMIAIRGFIFWSKKKKFSIDSKSNNTSLLMPYRKLYDGYIETSVLEGGKKWYISALEIKGINITTLDPEEQILKLEQLSNMFRLTDCQLSLVKIERPHNLNKNLKFLQTVMNKLEHLKKSKKLSKHGYDSRTKQLEGYQNLYSDQEGILGYSQTAKTFILFIYETEVSKLFKAVKLIKNKINEINLRAEEISKYELVNNIKLIFNPYDEPFSNEKIDEYNNKLNELLAIDNITFTQNNFKINDVYYSTKGIRDYPIYPQNGWAAKLCATDSTVIINIAKTNLDAVKEQLHRAMVNARTNLFSIKRTVNRSEKENEYQSFENLVNLISCGEETIKRVNVLFLNYGVDKKTLKQAEEGVEMLLKQQNMKMDYLLFKQIDGYSGILPKPTDPTAYTNSFEMPCVTIGNSFPFLNNALEDEKGLFVGYNSTGDVVFSDQFKRGGDYQNSNAFFIGTTGGGKTTTVSKFLNYHIALGRKVIIIDPKREFGHLCNYHDGNWIDAGSGTKGNFNPLQIQTPVDKSISIEMIIGDHLQILETFFRFTEPSFNEEEIKFLLQKILDFYLSLKVNKSNNIIKMKNNDWPIFSDLVIFLKEQIPNLGEEILLNKIIKTIEYDFTGYGKYAALWNKQSSVSLANNLLNVLDIQTLYSKSQSNVLKAQMFLMLNFIRNEINNNRFNDNNEIILAVDEAHVVIDRDNPQALKFLFETVKMIRGFNGGVMLVTQNLSDFKTTPELEREATAILNNAQYVGILKLKQKDLQDVSDLYQASGGLSSAEINFCATAQRGDMLFMATDYNRHCLHVELTEIEQEAIGIKLTEN; this is encoded by the coding sequence ATGAATAATAGTATCATTGCCCCTCAATTGAAAAAACAGAAGTTAAAGTTAAAAGATAATTTTACCCTTGTTGATTTAGTATTTACGCTTATTTATGCTACAACGGCATTTCTTATTGGCTATAATTTAATATTTTTATCAATGTCAATTCGAATAATTATTGGCATCAGTGTTTTTATGTTTTTAATGCTAACTTTAATTAATTCTGAACGATATAATGCCAAAATTTATATGATCGCAATTAGGGGTTTCATCTTTTGAAGTAAAAAGAAAAAGTTTAGTATTGATTCAAAATCTAATAATACATCCTTATTAATGCCCTATCGAAAATTATATGATGGTTATATTGAGACTAGTGTTTTAGAGGGTGGTAAAAAATGATATATTAGTGCCTTAGAAATTAAAGGAATTAACATCACAACATTAGATCCCGAAGAACAAATCCTAAAGTTAGAACAATTATCTAATATGTTTCGTTTAACTGATTGCCAATTAAGTTTAGTAAAAATAGAGCGTCCGCATAATTTGAATAAAAACTTAAAATTTTTACAAACAGTCATGAATAAATTGGAACACTTAAAAAAGTCTAAAAAATTATCTAAACATGGTTATGATAGCAGAACAAAACAATTGGAAGGTTATCAAAACTTATACTCTGATCAAGAAGGAATTTTAGGATATTCGCAAACGGCAAAGACTTTTATTTTATTTATTTATGAAACAGAAGTTTCAAAACTATTTAAAGCTGTTAAATTAATTAAAAATAAAATTAATGAAATAAATTTGCGAGCTGAAGAAATTAGTAAGTATGAATTAGTAAATAACATTAAACTTATTTTTAACCCATATGATGAACCGTTTTCTAATGAAAAAATAGATGAGTATAATAACAAGTTAAATGAACTATTAGCAATTGATAATATAACATTTACTCAAAATAACTTTAAAATTAATGATGTTTATTATTCAACAAAAGGAATTCGTGATTATCCAATTTATCCTCAGAATGGTTGAGCAGCTAAATTATGTGCAACCGATAGTACAGTTATTATAAACATTGCTAAAACTAATTTAGATGCTGTTAAGGAACAATTACACCGGGCAATGGTCAATGCTCGGACAAACTTGTTTTCTATAAAACGTACAGTTAATCGTTCAGAAAAAGAAAATGAATACCAATCTTTTGAAAACTTAGTAAATTTGATTTCTTGTGGAGAAGAAACAATTAAAAGAGTTAATGTTTTATTTTTAAATTATGGTGTTGATAAGAAAACTTTAAAACAAGCAGAAGAAGGAGTTGAAATGCTTTTAAAACAACAGAATATGAAAATGGATTATCTATTATTTAAACAAATAGATGGATATAGTGGAATTTTACCCAAACCAACTGACCCAACAGCATATACAAATTCTTTCGAAATGCCGTGTGTAACTATTGGTAATTCATTTCCATTTCTAAATAATGCTTTAGAAGATGAAAAAGGTTTATTTGTTGGTTATAACTCAACTGGTGATGTTGTTTTTTCTGATCAGTTTAAGCGAGGGGGAGATTACCAAAATTCTAATGCCTTTTTTATTGGAACAACCGGGGGAGGTAAAACAACAACTGTTAGCAAATTTCTAAATTACCATATTGCACTGGGTCGGAAAGTAATTATTATTGATCCAAAACGTGAATTTGGCCATTTATGTAATTACCATGATGGAAATTGAATTGATGCTGGGAGTGGAACAAAAGGGAATTTTAATCCTTTGCAAATTCAAACCCCGGTTGATAAAAGTATTAGTATTGAGATGATAATTGGTGATCATTTACAAATTCTAGAAACATTCTTTCGTTTTACAGAACCATCTTTTAATGAAGAAGAAATAAAATTCTTATTGCAAAAAATATTAGATTTTTATTTATCTTTAAAGGTTAATAAATCAAATAACATCATAAAAATGAAAAATAATGATTGGCCAATTTTTAGTGATTTAGTTATCTTTTTAAAAGAACAAATTCCAAATTTGGGTGAAGAAATCCTTTTAAATAAAATTATTAAAACAATTGAATATGATTTTACCGGGTATGGGAAATATGCGGCTTTATGAAATAAGCAGTCATCCGTTAGTTTAGCTAATAACTTATTAAATGTGCTAGACATTCAAACCTTATATTCAAAATCGCAATCTAATGTTTTAAAAGCTCAAATGTTCTTAATGTTAAATTTCATTCGAAATGAAATTAATAATAATCGTTTTAATGATAATAATGAAATCATTCTTGCTGTTGATGAGGCCCACGTTGTTATTGATCGAGATAATCCACAAGCTTTAAAATTCTTATTTGAAACAGTCAAAATGATTAGAGGATTTAATGGGGGTGTTATGTTGGTTACTCAAAATTTATCAGACTTTAAAACAACCCCTGAATTAGAACGTGAAGCAACAGCAATTTTGAACAATGCTCAATATGTTGGAATTTTAAAACTAAAACAAAAAGATTTACAGGATGTGAGCGATTTGTACCAGGCAAGTGGTGGATTATCATCAGCTGAAATTAACTTTTGTGCAACTGCGCAAAGGGGAGATATGTTATTTATGGCAACGGATTACAATCGTCATTGCCTACATGTTGAATTAACTGAAATTGAACAAGAAGCAATAGGTATTAAACTAACAGAAAATTAA
- a CDS encoding type IV secretory system conjugative DNA transfer family protein, translated as MDNQEKKKFWNKPRKESLINSIIIFPFVLGVGIVIIPFLKVWKMEGFKLFKYFDFLWLFIKTNPVFIILLCVILTTIFWTIAFTVILIKKELEKVYIKEVDSTEYGAAKWIVNELKNKGKIDNFNELYPSHSLINSEQPGWATRFIKNKNELVFNIRDNTHAVCLGATNSGKSQKIVMPSAIYNANLTSEKQPCMVFTDPKGELYQNLSKPLQEKGYEVLTLNLRDAKLSSSWNPLAIAFKYYYDSVTLHEQIKRVNFNNLEELKEKLKGIKCYDHEESFCYDCLNSLEEKGQVAIFEKMWFRKVSKAELLCETMKRELKSFAIEEINDLVLTIWPLKGSDNDHFSTMAGSIAKCLMLGMLEILDKDPNELTLEMFNLPTIGILVADRQKMKQWHNSLSLKSMARIVGSNALKTGDKELGSILSTLDRGLQIYQDIGIQTIVCKNDINLFTFTDKPKALFLIVPDEKTNRHILASLFVSQLYKANVLVANSQSNKRLPRDIQFYLDEFGNMPMIPNFQGFVTVARSRGMFFLLILQDFLQLDQKYGKENGGIIRSNCNLNIYIQTNDTQTAEMYSKMLGDQTVEVVSYTTSRDPKTKKIIKNPPQTRLEGMPLIKPGDLMKLRNPYGIIFSSKENPGLVYMESAWKFAKEFNLGKERKEKEINTVDFLNDYFFNLFSYVPGKNNIDVDILVKHETEREISQSKEKIELPNITSLLAKAPSERTPEEREIVEKYRNIQTKINKEENKNLINKSKQDLK; from the coding sequence ATGGATAATCAAGAAAAAAAGAAATTTTGAAATAAACCTAGAAAAGAATCTTTAATTAACTCTATTATTATATTTCCTTTTGTTTTAGGAGTTGGGATTGTAATAATTCCGTTTTTGAAAGTATGAAAAATGGAAGGGTTTAAATTATTTAAATATTTTGATTTTTTATGATTGTTTATTAAAACAAATCCGGTTTTTATAATTTTGCTATGTGTAATTCTAACTACCATTTTTTGAACTATAGCTTTTACGGTTATTTTAATTAAAAAAGAATTGGAAAAAGTTTATATCAAAGAAGTAGATTCAACTGAATATGGAGCAGCAAAATGAATTGTTAACGAATTAAAAAACAAAGGTAAAATAGATAATTTTAATGAACTATATCCTAGTCATAGTCTTATAAATTCTGAGCAGCCTGGTTGAGCAACAAGATTTATTAAAAACAAAAATGAGCTAGTTTTCAACATTCGAGATAATACTCATGCTGTTTGTTTAGGGGCGACAAATTCCGGAAAGTCTCAAAAAATAGTAATGCCCTCAGCAATTTATAATGCAAATTTAACCTCTGAAAAACAACCATGTATGGTTTTTACAGATCCAAAAGGGGAATTATATCAAAATCTTTCTAAACCATTGCAAGAAAAGGGATATGAAGTTTTGACCTTAAATTTACGTGATGCTAAATTATCATCATCTTGAAATCCACTAGCTATTGCATTCAAATATTATTATGATTCAGTTACATTGCATGAACAAATTAAAAGAGTTAATTTTAATAATTTAGAAGAGTTAAAAGAAAAATTGAAAGGCATTAAGTGTTATGATCATGAAGAAAGTTTTTGTTATGATTGTTTAAATTCACTAGAAGAAAAAGGACAAGTCGCTATTTTTGAAAAGATGTGATTTAGAAAAGTAAGTAAAGCTGAGTTGCTTTGCGAAACAATGAAACGAGAATTAAAGTCTTTTGCTATTGAAGAAATTAATGATCTAGTTTTAACAATTTGGCCATTAAAAGGGAGCGATAACGACCACTTTTCTACAATGGCCGGAAGCATTGCTAAATGCTTGATGCTAGGAATGCTAGAAATATTGGATAAAGACCCTAACGAATTGACACTAGAAATGTTTAATTTACCAACTATTGGAATTTTAGTTGCTGACCGCCAAAAAATGAAACAATGACATAATTCCTTATCTTTAAAATCAATGGCCCGAATAGTAGGGTCAAATGCTTTGAAAACAGGAGATAAAGAACTGGGTTCTATTCTTTCAACTTTAGATCGGGGCTTACAAATTTATCAAGATATCGGAATTCAGACTATTGTCTGTAAAAATGATATTAATTTATTTACATTTACTGATAAACCAAAAGCGTTATTTTTAATAGTACCTGATGAAAAAACTAACCGCCATATTCTGGCCAGTTTATTTGTTTCGCAGTTGTACAAAGCAAATGTTTTAGTTGCAAATTCACAATCTAATAAACGTTTGCCAAGAGATATTCAATTTTATTTAGATGAATTTGGGAATATGCCGATGATTCCAAACTTCCAAGGATTCGTAACGGTTGCTCGAAGTCGAGGGATGTTTTTCTTACTTATTCTACAAGATTTTTTACAATTAGATCAAAAATATGGCAAAGAAAACGGGGGAATTATTCGCTCCAACTGTAACTTAAACATTTATATTCAAACAAACGATACACAAACTGCCGAGATGTATTCAAAAATGCTAGGTGATCAAACAGTAGAAGTTGTCAGCTACACAACTAGTCGCGATCCAAAAACAAAGAAAATTATTAAAAATCCACCACAAACTAGATTAGAGGGAATGCCATTGATTAAACCCGGGGATTTAATGAAACTAAGAAATCCTTATGGAATTATTTTTAGTTCGAAAGAAAATCCAGGATTAGTTTACATGGAATCAGCTTGAAAATTTGCGAAGGAATTTAATCTAGGGAAAGAGCGAAAAGAAAAAGAAATCAATACTGTTGATTTCTTGAATGATTATTTCTTTAATTTATTTTCATATGTTCCCGGTAAAAATAATATTGATGTTGATATTTTGGTCAAACATGAAACCGAAAGAGAAATTTCACAAAGCAAAGAAAAGATTGAATTACCAAATATTACAAGTTTACTAGCTAAAGCACCAAGTGAAAGAACTCCGGAAGAACGTGAAATTGTTGAAAAATATCGTAATATTCAAACCAAAATAAATAAGGAAGAAAACAAAAATTTAATAAATAAAAGTAAACAAGATTTGAAATAA
- a CDS encoding P-loop NTPase fold protein encodes MNENDVFELINDTVLNYFNNPNSNDNNLNIKGKWGYGKTTFINKFKENYKDTYNCNVLNLWKYEISDNVFISILSDILKILKYEPSANPNIKKILTGVVLSLTRTKWIKKEIDEAKEIDDLYSLDFFNESLQEMINQINSLTKAQSEVKKIIIIFDELDRCTSEQMIKILSTIKNVLFHIENLFFIICSDSDHINQVLSSSSAENYTNKIFSNTLDIKYITMFDKSLIPNIIDNIIIDKWILDKKDFRSIEYAYNKTNKYFQKNLTLFYESMHKNDRLIWESFIFVIYYFKFFDSNYKNILNNLEKIAINPKKIIDSLVDAKKEKNAVIESILSSISNLEQEKNIFTKKPANFNLYVYFNLKDLSIEYVNVIYLLPFVKELEKLDLKNSISELERDSRTITANISYDSIKPFIMEEFLEYLNILISFNLKHDIFLFDNGNYPNDYHLIIKKTVID; translated from the coding sequence GTGAATGAAAATGATGTATTTGAGTTAATTAATGATACGGTATTAAATTATTTTAATAATCCAAATAGTAATGATAATAATCTTAATATAAAAGGCAAATGGGGATATGGTAAAACAACTTTTATTAATAAATTTAAGGAAAATTATAAAGACACTTATAATTGTAATGTACTTAATTTATGAAAGTATGAAATATCAGATAATGTATTTATTTCAATATTATCAGATATATTAAAAATTTTAAAATATGAACCAAGTGCTAACCCTAATATTAAAAAAATTTTAACAGGAGTAGTTTTAAGTTTAACTAGAACAAAATGAATAAAAAAAGAAATTGATGAAGCAAAAGAAATAGATGATTTATATTCTTTAGATTTTTTTAATGAAAGTTTACAGGAAATGATAAACCAAATTAATAGCTTAACAAAGGCTCAAAGTGAGGTTAAAAAAATAATAATTATTTTTGACGAACTAGATAGATGTACATCAGAACAAATGATAAAAATATTAAGTACCATTAAAAATGTTTTATTTCATATTGAAAATTTGTTTTTTATTATATGTTCAGATTCTGATCATATAAATCAAGTATTAAGTTCCTCGTCTGCTGAAAATTATACAAATAAAATTTTTTCAAATACATTGGATATAAAATATATTACTATGTTTGATAAAAGTTTAATTCCCAATATTATTGACAACATTATTATTGATAAATGAATATTAGATAAAAAAGATTTTCGTTCAATTGAGTATGCATATAATAAAACAAATAAGTATTTCCAAAAAAATTTGACTTTATTTTATGAATCTATGCATAAAAATGATAGATTAATATGAGAATCTTTTATATTTGTTATATATTATTTTAAATTTTTTGATAGTAACTATAAAAATATATTAAATAACTTAGAAAAAATTGCTATTAATCCTAAAAAAATTATTGATTCTTTAGTTGATGCAAAAAAAGAAAAAAATGCAGTTATAGAATCTATTTTATCAAGTATATCTAATCTAGAACAAGAAAAAAATATATTTACTAAAAAACCAGCTAATTTTAATTTATATGTCTATTTTAATTTAAAAGATCTTTCTATTGAATATGTAAATGTTATTTATTTATTACCGTTTGTTAAAGAACTTGAAAAATTAGATTTAAAAAATAGTATAAGTGAATTAGAAAGAGATAGTAGAACAATAACTGCAAATATTTCTTATGATAGTATTAAACCTTTTATAATGGAAGAGTTTTTAGAATATTTAAATATTCTTATTTCTTTTAATTTAAAACATGATATATTTTTATTTGATAATGGTAATTATCCAAATGATTATCATTTAATAATTAAAAAAACAGTTATTGATTAA
- a CDS encoding nucleoside triphosphate pyrophosphohydrolase family protein yields the protein MDKLLEPIVMHYGDKQITQTIEELSELIKELCKNIKGANNKEQIKEEMADCYVMLEQLKLLFSFDSEDIKNIMLKKLHRTIRQVDQEIQARIKKESN from the coding sequence ATGGATAAATTATTAGAACCAATTGTAATGCATTATGGGGATAAGCAAATTACCCAGACAATTGAAGAACTATCTGAGCTGATTAAAGAACTTTGTAAAAATATTAAAGGAGCAAATAATAAAGAACAAATTAAAGAAGAAATGGCAGACTGTTATGTAATGTTAGAACAGTTAAAATTATTATTTAGTTTTGATTCAGAAGATATTAAAAATATCATGCTTAAAAAATTACATCGAACTATTAGACAAGTTGATCAAGAAATTCAAGCGCGAATTAAAAAGGAGAGTAATTAA
- the dcm gene encoding DNA cytosine methyltransferase, whose translation MNKTIKLIEAFGGIGTFRKALENIGFKVETRDYIEWWKYAVDAYNALHNNNQVTKDIKEYDWIVDIFAHGSPCTDFSNAGKQDITKGRSILYMEVLRLIEDLPFKLRPKYIIWENVKNLVSKKFKKYFDYYINKLKELGYSSTWKVLNSKDFGIPQSRERVFVISIKNGEDNTFNWDNLTKQEMKPLKQFLHPITDVDHKLWFTKEKLSKAIDKGYYKTTEWVFNENGFCYLPLSSRKSDNKVGNNITAPLQAHNTQTKVLIPLTSFNCANDIGLTQTRTLCARDYKSPVQILVPLEYEEYSNYWQLPRESDGKAKAINKANGAYNRYWKDDNYLCAMPSSDVRKILIPINNPKFNDRGKTEINVENDYQQESRIYDSSNYKTFIDTLTTNLKSSKIAFPISLKGFTNQGRIKIPHQNYSQVDTVVNENGIVPTLTENHGWSQKIAKELDNELTIEYCQKNNIAIFNINNKLYAIRHLSHIEYWRLMGWEDKDINKVNLPKTKMYFLAGNAIVIQVLEAIFKELLKDKYQSRKEVLKYG comes from the coding sequence ATGAATAAAACTATTAAGTTAATTGAAGCATTTGGTGGAATTGGAACATTTCGAAAGGCATTAGAAAATATTGGTTTTAAAGTTGAAACTCGTGATTATATTGAATGATGAAAATATGCTGTTGATGCATATAATGCATTACATAATAATAATCAAGTTACAAAGGATATCAAAGAATATGATTGAATTGTTGATATTTTTGCACATGGATCACCATGTACCGATTTTTCAAATGCCGGAAAGCAAGACATTACTAAAGGACGTTCCATTTTATATATGGAAGTTCTAAGATTAATAGAAGATTTACCTTTTAAATTAAGACCAAAATATATAATTTGAGAAAATGTTAAAAATTTAGTTTCCAAGAAATTCAAGAAATATTTTGACTATTATATTAATAAATTAAAAGAGTTAGGATATAGTTCAACTTGAAAAGTTTTGAATAGTAAAGATTTTGGTATTCCTCAATCACGTGAACGTGTATTTGTCATTTCAATTAAGAATGGTGAAGATAATACTTTTAATTGAGATAATTTGACCAAACAAGAAATGAAACCTTTAAAACAGTTTCTTCATCCAATTACTGATGTTGATCATAAATTATGATTCACAAAAGAAAAATTATCAAAGGCAATTGATAAAGGCTATTACAAAACTACTGAGTGAGTTTTTAATGAGAATGGCTTTTGCTATTTGCCTTTAAGTAGCCGTAAATCTGACAATAAGGTTGGTAATAATATTACAGCACCATTGCAAGCTCATAATACTCAAACAAAAGTTCTTATTCCATTAACTAGTTTTAATTGTGCAAATGATATTGGATTAACACAAACTAGAACATTATGTGCCAGGGATTATAAGTCACCAGTTCAAATTTTAGTTCCGTTAGAATATGAGGAATATTCGAATTATTGACAATTACCACGAGAAAGTGATGGTAAAGCCAAAGCTATTAATAAAGCTAATGGAGCATATAACCGCTATTGGAAAGATGACAATTATCTTTGTGCTATGCCTTCAAGTGATGTTAGAAAGATTTTAATTCCAATTAATAATCCTAAATTTAATGATAGGGGTAAAACTGAAATTAACGTTGAAAATGATTATCAACAAGAATCAAGAATTTATGATAGTTCCAACTACAAAACTTTTATTGATACATTAACAACTAATTTAAAGAGTTCTAAAATCGCATTTCCAATATCATTAAAAGGTTTTACTAATCAAGGTAGAATTAAAATTCCTCATCAAAATTATTCCCAAGTAGATACAGTAGTTAATGAAAATGGAATCGTTCCAACATTGACAGAAAATCATGGTTGAAGTCAAAAAATAGCAAAAGAACTTGATAATGAATTAACAATTGAATATTGTCAAAAAAACAATATTGCAATTTTTAATATTAATAATAAATTATATGCTATCCGGCATTTATCTCATATTGAATATTGAAGGCTAATGGGATGGGAAGATAAAGATATTAATAAAGTAAACTTACCAAAAACAAAAATGTATTTTTTGGCAGGAAATGCTATTGTGATACAGGTTTTAGAGGCAATTTTTAAAGAACTATTAAAAGATAAATATCAAAGTAGAAAAGAGGTTTTAAAATATGGCTAA
- a CDS encoding DNA adenine methylase: MKFISPLTWPGGKAKHFDKIKSFLPGNFDMFIDLFCGGASVGLNVLDQNLCNQVILNDLHTELISFWQEGIHLIELNYLKTLAYPNSKTISEMKLKLANNYCLNQGEKFLLKNALTFNGKEWGTWTDKRLQQNFNTNKLIRVQNVRKLLVHPNYDIKFFNFDYKVMINRYGNNENIIWYLDPPYYYNKGKPYKHSKINFEELKTWIMKIKGKWIMSIDNSDFIKELFKEFNIYEFEWFYSSTNCHNRKPKLGKELIITNFRK; the protein is encoded by the coding sequence GTGAAATTTATTAGTCCATTAACTTGGCCGGGTGGAAAAGCTAAACATTTTGATAAAATAAAATCATTTTTACCGGGTAATTTTGATATGTTCATTGATCTATTTTGTGGGGGTGCCTCAGTTGGTTTAAATGTTTTAGACCAAAATTTATGTAATCAAGTAATTTTAAATGACTTACATACTGAATTAATTTCTTTTTGACAAGAAGGAATCCATTTAATAGAGTTAAATTATTTAAAGACACTTGCATATCCTAATTCAAAGACCATTAGTGAAATGAAATTAAAACTAGCTAATAATTATTGCTTAAACCAAGGAGAAAAATTTTTACTTAAAAATGCTTTAACTTTTAACGGTAAAGAATGGGGAACATGAACAGATAAGAGATTACAGCAAAACTTTAATACTAACAAATTGATAAGAGTCCAAAATGTTAGAAAACTATTGGTACATCCTAATTATGATATTAAATTTTTTAATTTTGATTACAAAGTGATGATTAATAGATATGGAAATAATGAAAATATTATTTGATATTTAGATCCCCCATATTATTACAACAAAGGGAAACCATATAAACATTCAAAAATTAATTTTGAAGAATTAAAAACATGGATTATGAAAATCAAAGGTAAATGAATAATGAGTATAGATAACTCCGATTTTATTAAAGAATTATTTAAGGAATTTAATATTTACGAATTTGAATGATTTTATTCATCAACTAATTGTCATAATCGTAAACCTAAATTAGGCAAAGAACTAATAATTACAAATTTCAGAAAATAA